Proteins encoded within one genomic window of Ctenopharyngodon idella isolate HZGC_01 chromosome 6, HZGC01, whole genome shotgun sequence:
- the map3k2 gene encoding mitogen-activated protein kinase kinase kinase 2 produces the protein MDEQEALNSIMQDLVVLHRSSRPSGLSDLSKPKASSPKNQNDVRVKFEYRGEKRILQFPRPVSLEDLSAKAKVAFGQSMDLHYTNNELVIPLSTQDDLDKAVELLDRSVHMKSLKILLVLPSCTQNSVSSKDLLPAHENLDNTDFSAADKKSMLALIGSQSTDRSSPPPGYIPDALQQVARNGSFTSINSEGEFIPESMDQMLDPLSMSSPENSASGSCPSLDSPLDSDTYPKSRMPRALSYPDNHQEFPEYDIPVFEKSGKGGTYPRRYHISFGLQDYSDGRKTFPRARRTQAHGFRSPVSFSPTEQQSPSTSSGSSIFTPELEEPGRRRRGSDIEPSSNPTLSVMDISPPSRSPRAPTNWRLGKLLGQGAFGRVFLCYDADTGRELAVKQVQFDPDSPETSKEVSALECEIQLLKNLFHERIVQYYGCLRDTHERTLSIFMEYMPGGSIKDQLKSYGALTENVTRKYTRQILEGVCYLHSNMIVHRDIKGANILRDSAGNVKLGDFGASRRLQTICLSGTGIKSVTGTPYWMSPEVISGEGYGRKADIWSIGCTVVEMLTQRPPWAEYEAMAAIFKIATQPTNPTLPPHVSDHCRDFLKRIFVETKQRPAAEDLLRHTFVH, from the exons ATGG ATGAACAGGAGGCCCTGAATTCCATCATGCAAGACCTGGTGGTACTGCATCGATCCAGTCGACCATCTGGTCTGTCTGACCTGAGCAAACCCAAGGCCTCTTCTCCAAAGAACCAG AATGATGTAAGGGTGAAGTTTGAGTACAGAGGAGAGAAGAG GATCCTGCAGTTCCCTCGACCTGTCAGTCTGGAAGATCTGAGCGCCAAAGCTAAAGTAGCATTTGGGCAGAGCATGGATCTGCATTACACCAATAACGAG CTTGTGATTCCATTGAGTACTCAGGATGATCTGGATAAAGCTGTGGAGCTGTTGGATCGTTCAGTGCATATGAAGAGCCTAAAAATCTTGCTGGTGCTCCCCTCTTGCACTCAG AATTCTGTCTCCAGTAAGGACCTGTTGCCTGCTCATGAGAACTTGGACAACACAGACTTCAGTGCTGCAGATAAAAAGAGCATGTTGGCACTCATAG GTTCTCAGTCAACCGATCGTAGTTCTCCTCCTCCAGGCTATATTCCTGATGCTCTGCAGCAGGTTGCCAGAAACGGCTCTTTCACCAGCATCAACAGTGAGGGCGAGTTCATACCAGAGAGCATGGACCAG aTGCTGGATCCTCTGTCTATGAGTAGTCCTGAGAATTCAGCATCAGGCAGCTGTCCTTCCCTGGACAGTCCACTTGATAG TGATACCTATCCCAAATCCCGTATGCCTCGAGCCCTGAGCTACCCAGATAACCATCAAGAATTCCCTG AGTACGATATACCAGTGTTTGAAAAATCGGGGAAGGGAGGAACCTATCCTAGGCGATATCACATCTCGTTTGGTCTGCAGGACTACAGCGATG GACGGAAGACCTTTCCAAGGGCGCGGCGGACACAGGCTCATGGTTTTCGTTCTCCAGTGAGCTTCAGTCCTACAGAGCAGCAGAGCCCCAGCACTAGCAGTGGAAGCAGCATCTTTACTCCTGAGCTAGAGGAACCAGGGCGCAGACGCCGCGGCAGTGATATAGAGCCCAGCTCGAACCCCACTCTATCAGTCATGGACATCAGCCCTCCCAGCCGCT CCCCTCGGGCTCCCACAAACTGGCGTCTAGGGAAGCTTTTGGGGCAAGGAGCGTTTGGGCGAGTGTTTCTATGCTACGATGCGGACACCGGCAGAGAACTTGCTGTTAAACAGGTTCAGTTTGACCCAGATAGTCCAGAAACGAGCAAG GAGGTGAGTGCTCTGGAGTGTGAGATTCAGCTGCTGAAAAATCTTTTCCATGAGCGCATTGTTCAGTACTATGGCTGCTTGCGGGACACACATGAAAGAACGCTTTCCATCTTTATGGAATACATGCCTGGG GGCTCCATTAAAGACCAGCTGAAGTCGTACGGAGCTCTGACGGAGAATGTCACACGTAAATACACACGGCAGATACTTGAAGGCGTGTGCTACCTTCACAGTAACATGATTGTTCACAGAGACATCAAAG GTGCCAATATCCTTCGGGACTCTGCAGGTAATGTGAAGCTGGGTGACTTTGGAGCGAGTCGGCGGCTCCAGACCATCTGCCTGTCTGGAACGGGCATCAAGTCAGTGACAGGTACACCCTACTGGATGAGCCCTGAGGTCATCAGCGGAGAGGGGTATGGCAGGAAAGCTGATATCTG GAGCATCGGCTGCACCGTGGTGGAGATGTTGACTCAGCGGCCGCCCTGGGCGGAGTATGAAGCAATGGCAGCCATTTTTAAAATCGCCACTCAGCCCACCAACCCCACTCTGCCGCCTCACGTGTCGGACCACTGCCGTGATTTCCTTAAACGGATTTTTGTGGAGACTAAACAGCGTCCCGCTGCTGAGGACCTATTGCGGCACACTTTTGTCCACTAG
- the LOC127514747 gene encoding cytochrome P450 27C1: MALQSSILLLARKNLLQDSCKQFLIQAQGLHKSASSGSLEIAAHSQADLKEENVVPPAAEVQKDTRVKTLQEMPGPSTFANLVEFFYRDGFSRIHEIQMEHSQKFGKIFKSRFGPQLVVSIADRDMVAQVLRTEGVTPQRGNMESWKEYRDMRGRSTGLISAEGDEWLKMRSVLRQLIMRPKDVTIFSSDVNDVVVDLVKRVKTLRSQQDDGQTVLNINDLFFKYAMEGVATILYETRLGCLENEIPKMSQEYIAALHLMFSSFKTTMYAGAIPKWLRPIIPKPWEEFCSSWDGLFRFSQIHVDKKLSDIKKKMKRGEEIKGGLLTHMLVTREMNLEEIYANMTEMLLAGVDTTSFTLSWSTYLLARHPKIQQEIFEEVDRVLGGRVPTGDDVAYLPLIRGLVKETLRLFPVLPGNGRVTQDDLIIGGYFIPKGTQLALCHYSTSMDEENFPRPGEFRPDRWIRKDASDRVDNFGSIPFGYGIRSCIGRRIAELEMHLALTQLLQKFHIEVSSQTADVRAKTHGLLCPGAPINLRFVDRK; encoded by the exons ATGGCTCTTCAAAGCTCTATTCTGCTCTTGGCCCGCAAGAATCTGCTCCAGGATTCATGCAAGCAGTTTCTCATCCAAGCCCAAGGGCTGCACAAGTCCGCGTCGAGCGGCTCTCTGGAGATCGCGGCGCACAGTCAGGCGGACCTGAAGGAGGAGAACGTGGTGCCCCCGGCCGCAGAGGTGCAGAAGGATACGAGGGTGAAGACCCTCCAGGAGATGCCCGGACCCAGCACTTTCGCGAACCTCGTTGAGTTCTTCTACCGGGACGGATTCAGCCGCATCCACGAGATCCAG ATGGAGCATTCGCAGAAATTTGGAAAGATCTTTAAATCTCGATTTGGACCTCAGTTGGTGGTGTCCATCGCTGACAGAGACATGGTGGCACAGGTTCTCAGGACTGAAGGTGTGACTCCTCAGAGAGGCAACATGGAGTCCTGGAAGGAGTACAGAGATATGAGGGGAAGATCCACTGGACTCATCTCAGC CGAGGGTGATGAGTGGCTGAAGATGCGCAGTGTTCTGCGCCAGCTGATTATGCGGCCCAAAGATGTGACCATTTTCTCCTCTGACGTTAATGATGTGGTGGTCGACCTGGTGAAGAGAGTGAAGACACTGCGCAGCCAGCAGGACGACGGCCAGACTGTCCTTAACATCAATGACCTGTTCTTCAAATATGCCATGGAAG GTGTTGCGACCATTTTGTACGAGACTCGCCTGGGCTGCTTGGAGAATGAAATTCCCAAGATGAGTCAAGAGTACATCGCTGCACTGCACCTCATGTTCAGCTCTTTTAAGACCACCATGTACGCCGGTGCCATTCCTAAATGGCTGCGTCCCATAATTCCCAAACCCTGGGAGGAATTCTGCAGCTCATGGGACGGCCTCTTTAGATTCA gCCAGATTCATGTGGACAAGAAGCTTTCAGATATCAAAAAGAAGATGAAGAGAGGCGAAGAGATTAAAGGAGGGTTGCTGACTCACATGCTGGTCACCAGAGAGATGAATCTAGAGGAGATTTACGCAAACATGACTGAAATGCTTCTGGCTGGGGTGGACACG ACCTCTTTCACACTGTCATGGAGCACATACCTTCTGGCAAGACATCCCAAAATACAGCAGGAGATTTTTGAGGAAGTGGACAGAGTGCTGGGTGGGCGTGTCCCAACCGGAGATGATGTTGCTTATCTGCCCCTTATTAGAGGGCTTGTCAAAGAGACGCTCAG GCTTTTCCCGGTTCTCCCTGGAAATGGACGTGTTACACAGGATGATCTGATCATCGGCGGTTATTTCATCCCTAAAGGG ACTCAGCTGGCTCTGTGTCATTACTCCACCTCAATGGATGAGGAGAACTTTCCCCGTCCCGGAGAATTCCGTCCAGATCGCTGGATCCGCAAGGATGCCTCTGACCGTGTCGACAACTTCGGCTCCATCCCGTTTGGCTACGGCATCCGCAGCTGCATCGGGAGGAGAATAGCTGAGCTCGAGATGCATCTGGCTCTCACACAG CTCCTGCAGAAGTTTCACATTGAGGTGTCTTCCCAGACCGCTGATGTGCGTGCCAAGACTCATGGCCTGCTCTGTCCAGGAGCACCCATCAACCTTAGATTTGTAGACCGAAAGTAA